A stretch of the Pseudorasbora parva isolate DD20220531a chromosome 13, ASM2467924v1, whole genome shotgun sequence genome encodes the following:
- the ela2l gene encoding elastase 2 like: MKFLVLAVLVVGAYGCGLPTYPPILSRVVGGVDVRPHSWPWQVSLQYKSGSNWYHTCGGSLISNEWVLTAAHCISSSRTYRVYLGKHNLKEEDNGSLAISPSKIIVHEGWNSFTIRNDIALIKLESPVTSSNTITPACLPMDGDILPHNAPCYVTGWGRLYTNGPLADILQQALLPVVDHATCSKSDWWGSQVTQSMVCAGGDGVVAGCNGDSGGPLNCAGSDGAWEVHGIVSFGSGLSCNYSKKPTVFTRVSGYIDWISKNMASY, from the exons ATGAAGTTTCTGGTCTTGGCTGTTCTGGTTGTTGGAG CTTACGGATGTGGGCTGCCCACCTACCCTCCTATTTTGTCGAGGGTTGTGGGGGGTGTGGATGTCCGTCCTCACAGCTGGCCTTGGCAG GTTTCCCTCCAGTACAAGAGTGGTAGTAACTGGTACCACACTTGTGGAGGCAGTCTTATTTCCAATGAGTGGGTTCTGACTGCTGCTCACTGCATCAG CAGTAGCAGAACTTACAGAGTGTATCTGGGAAAACACAACCTGAAGGAGGAGGACAACGGATCTCTCGCCATCTCCCCCAGCAAGATCATTGTCCATGAGGGCTGGAATTCCTTCACCATCCG TAATGACATCGCCCTGATCAAACTGGAGAGTCCTGTCACCTCAAGCAACACTATCACTCCTGCATGTCTTCCTATGGATGGCGACATTCTGCCCCACAATGCTCCCTGCTACGTCACTGGCTGGGGACGTCTCTACA CCAATGGACCTCTTGCTGATATCCTGCAGCAGGCTCTCCTGCCTGTGGTGGATCACGCCACCTGCTCAAAGTCTGACTGGTGGGGCTCTCAGGTCACACAAAGCATGGTCTGCGCTGGTGGAGATGGTGTTGTTGCTGGATGTAAT GGCGACTCTGGTGGCCCCCTGAATTGTGCTGGTAGCGACGGTGCTTGGGAGGTCCATGGTATTGTCAGCTTTGGTTCAGGCCTGAGCTGCAACTATTCCAAGAAGCCCACCGTTTTCACTCGTGTGAGCGGCTACATTGACTGGATCAGCAAG AACATGGCCAGCTATTAA